Below is a genomic region from Augochlora pura isolate Apur16 chromosome 2, APUR_v2.2.1, whole genome shotgun sequence.
atcCAAGAGGTAACTTTTATGAAGTgctagaaaatagaaaaacatttcAGAGCATATACATATGTTGATGGAGATTTATGAACATTTTGTGGCAGTAGCTGCACAAGATTTAAgtgaatacaaaaattaatctgtATGTAAAGATCATattgtaatttcaaaatttttttataaaattaggtACTAGTAGAATATAACAGAATGTTTACTATCCACTTCATAAGGCATTATGTTTTTTTTAGTATTGTCTTAAGTCcagttattttatcttatatttaatgaatgtgtatgtatatgtgtatggTGTATTTACAGTATCATTTgatatcatatataaatactaatttttaatagttttaatttataacagtttTGCAAATCAAATTGTACACTCGCATATATTTTGTGATAATTTGATGTCATTAccgatataattaaattttttcaattaatagtattttgtttatacttcATTTGGTAGAAAATATTCCACATaggtataaaatgaaatgaaacaacAAAGATAACGAATTATgaattgtaacaattaatcCCTTGCTTAAaatcaaacaattaaaaattttgttgctCTGTGtcaaatgattatattatataaaatgttttagaatttatagtgtgattttaaacgttataaaaacgcatatataaatatagcaaatctcaataaattcagaaacaatttcaaatattgaaatttgttatatttataatttaagtaCAATAGTTACAAAGCTATAaactattgtataaatataaaaaagaaaatgtccTTATTgcaacaaagaaaatttataatttgtataagaaCGTAGAATAGATTACTGTTTCTTAGTATATAGTacaacagtaataaaattacaagtttttcctatttattattttcaaggcattacatttatattacatatgttTTCAAATGTACTAGTTTTATACTGGTATTTATTTgtaagttttatatatttatatatatatatatatatattatagtcaaTTGACATAGAGTAATTCAATGtcaacatttatatattactactgaattttattttgatgttCAAAGTGGTATGATTGCCAAAGTATATCTATTTACatcttataaattataaaaaaaatacttttaatatttgtttatgtatACTGAAGGTAATGTGTAGTTTTAATACTGCCAAGCATGTAGTAACTCCTCCAGTAATATGTTATCTTTCctgtgattaaaaaaaattttgatgtagtgaaattttgttttaattgttttacttattcaattttcaaaaactcATTGATATGAAGTTAGTGCTACATCAATCACAGTTACTATTCCATATGTATGTCAAAAAAATAATGCTTTCAATTCTATGATAATCAAAATGCGTGTACTATGTGCATTgcatatatgtacattaatgcaataatttctaataaaatgaGCATTGTAGATCATGTAAAAGTTGTCCTTCAATTTAATAACTCCAATTTATATGTgtagataaaaaatatgtatttcattAGCATTAAGATAGGTATATTTAATTCCGAAACTTAGCAatactaattaaatatcagtaaCAGACTCTACGAGTTATTACAAAactgaaataacaataatgtgCTCACGTAAAACGCTTTTCTATAATACAAAACAATAATCTATGATACTACAactctttattataatgataataattattattttattatataaatatatttataaaatttaaacgatAGATATtatctttgtaaaaatattgattttgaaatgaaacaaaatataaataacaacttatattaatttctgtaattattataaattatcttcCCTAGTAAATCTAATCTagtatgttaaataaaagaaaatacaaaatacattgCAAAAACTAAATTAAGGTATAAATCTGATAACTGAGATCAATCAAATTTGAGGtattgattatataataaagagaaagatgTATGCTTCATAATTTTTTCACTTAAGCCTGattgttttcattattatatatttcgattAGAAAGCTATTCAACTCTTCaatatttcttccttttacTCGCATACAAGTATATTTGTAACCTGAATGATTATACATAAAGCACTACAgtaacaaagaaattaaaattttattaaaatatattttaatagttgtaatacaacaaaatattacaatctCTCATACTGAGCACATAATTTACAcagtaataaatgtaatatacattGTAACAAATGCCTGTagaatgttataatataaagataaagaatcagttaaaatatacaaaagcaTTTAAATTCATgagataacatttttatttggttgGTGAAAAACTAGTGGGACTTAAAATACGGGAATGTGTTTCTCTTATTATTGGTACTGTATGAGCAACACATCTATCCCATCCTGGAGATCTCCATGCACTTTCGCGAGTTTCCATTCGTGCATGAAGACTTTTGTAgcctaaaatcattttaattaaatttcacaaCTATTTTAAGgcattgtgaaaaattaatttacacttACATATAAATACACTTATAAATTTACACTTACACCAAATATGATGAACATTATACAATCGACCAATTTGTGAAAAAAATCCACCAAAAGGTTCATTGTTATGACGTCTAAAATTAATGGCTTTTGCCCAGTTATTTCCCCATTCTATCATCCCGCCAGCATTGAGCCTATAACTACGTATTTCATATATGTTTGAATCGTCTCGTTTTGTCGGAATAGGCCAGTAGCTAAATGCCAATAGATATTGCAAATAACGTGATCGAACATATTTGCCAccttctttaaataattgttgatatgcctaaaaaatatatcaaattattactattttattttgtacatattgacagaaataaatttgtcaataatattttactttatccTTAGATAACTCAGTTTGTGCATGGTCAACGCTATCGTAACCACCATTGTATCGCCACAAATGTAAAGTTTGATCAATATCTCCAGCTGTGACAATCCATGAACCAACTAATTCCAGTTGCAAATCGGATTTGGAATTTAGGAGTTTAACAGTTTCTTCACTGTAATAccacaaaatttttctattatacaaGAATTCtttgcatattttaattttttaatataaacaaaatctaatgtttctaaacaaatttaaaaaacaaaaacagtaagaatttttcatatagatgtattttctatttaattatactaactacaatttaaaacaaagaTTCACTTACTAATTGCTCAAGTAATTGTCAACGGAATCAGGTCTCATGTTGTGCGTATGTAAAGCATAAATAACTCCTTTATCCGACAGCATCCGTGAATGAGGCTCTTTGGTTGGATCGGATTTTTTTCGCCATTCTTGCCATTTACTGTCACTCTGTAGAATCGGTGAACTTGCAAAAGATCTACAACACACACGATGTGGCTATTGCCCTAAAACGCCGCCGCTTAGACTGGGTCACGTAGGTTTATACGCGAAACATATGAAAAAAGAAGCGTTCCCCAAGCTGTTGGAATCGTGTTCGCCTACCGGCTGTTAATAAACGAcggtaattttaaattgcctATTGTTGCTATCTGCGCGGCTTTGAATCTTCTGAAAACGGCAGCCATTCTTACTGACAATGAGTATGAGGATCCTTCCGTAATGATCTTTGTTGTACTGTGTCCAATAGAGATCAGAGTCCGATTTTGTCAGCGCTGTAATTAAATACGCGGCGCCTTCGATCAAAACTTTTGATGAAATTGTCGACTAACGTTCTTGATTTACTCTTATTCATAATCTTTATTCGCgactttttctttctatacatacatacagtAAGACTTACGATCATGGAAAATACTGTAGACTGATAGCGCATGCAAAGTTTAACGCCACAACGCCTGCGTATTCTGATAAGCTCATTCTTACttgttccattttataaatgttcagAAAAAGAGAACTGCCTTCTAAGTGatcttgttttttaatataagtCAAACAAATCtacacaattttttttgtaatgcaaaaacgtataaatacattatatatgtatgtattccCATCTTCACTGATATatagcgaaattaattttcactaaCATTATGGGAAACGtgtttatagtaatattatttactttcatttgtttgttgattaataataattataaaactaattattgtataattatctGTATATGAGTATCGTACTGactaactaaattaaattttctgatattttatagTCCAAGACGTATATATGTTCTTTTGAAATTAGTAAATACGTATACATAATTGGAATTTCCTTAAtcacttaattattataccatgaaaacattaatatatttcttttatttgtcttatttaattaatatattttatattcaaatatttgtatttctttaaaaGTATAACATATCATAATATCTATACATATCATCACTATtcatgataataaaattgttttgcaatGTTCACGATTCACGATTCACGATTAACCCGATGTCAAGGTTGCCATTTCAGAAAAGGTTAGGTCTATTTGTATTTCAGAAAGAATGTTAGGTTATAAGCAACCGtaattgcatttaatttaaatttaatagataattattaatgtatatactATGCATGTAGAGTACAAAGATAacattaaatgtaatattatgtttaagaaataatttgcgcaatattttgtattaattacacagcaataaatcttataaaaattattttatactttatatatcactgatttattaaaatggatGATGTAGAAGTAATAGAGCATTTTTTTGGAGTTTATTTACTCTATAGTATGAATCCTAAATATAAAGGAAGGACATATATAGGATATACTGTTAATCCTAGTCGCAGACTTAAACAACACAATCGTGGCAAAGATGTTGGTGGTGCTTGGAAAACACATAATAGAGGACCatggtaatattttttctattaattattcaatattaaataattttataacattatttcatACTATACTTTTAGGAAAATGGTATTGATTGTTCATGGTTTTCCAAA
It encodes:
- the Nipsnap gene encoding protein nipsnap, translating into MAAVFRRFKAAQIATIGNLKLPSFINSRSFASSPILQSDSKWQEWRKKSDPTKEPHSRMLSDKGVIYALHTHNMRPDSVDNYLSNYEETVKLLNSKSDLQLELVGSWIVTAGDIDQTLHLWRYNGGYDSVDHAQTELSKDKAYQQLFKEGGKYVRSRYLQYLLAFSYWPIPTKRDDSNIYEIRSYRLNAGGMIEWGNNWAKAINFRRHNNEPFGGFFSQIGRLYNVHHIWCYKSLHARMETRESAWRSPGWDRCVAHTVPIIRETHSRILSPTSFSPTK